A genome region from Rhodopseudomonas boonkerdii includes the following:
- a CDS encoding DUF2336 domain-containing protein produces the protein MIVRQFISWVRTAPASERAEATRALARAFIFSDLSDDDRAAAEGALLMLLDDVSPLVRQAMAQVFARAPMAPPAIVQALAVDQACVALPVLEYSPLLVDADLVDIVATGDSERQCAVARRVTLPTSVCAAIAEVGSAAAALELIENPYAELASFSWDRIVARHGHLAAIREAMLALDDLPAKTRHALVVKLSDTLARFVVARNWLSQDRAERMADEAMVRSTVNIASRSRGEEMRDLIRHLREAGLLTAGLILRALLSGNHELFEQALVVLSGLPESRVAALVDDGAENGVNALLSRAGLPQSTFPAFRAALAARGEIGFVGSVGGAVRLRRRMVERVLTTCETDPAASEPLLILLRRFATESAREEARLFCDELAEQGMYADEDDYTYEAIAA, from the coding sequence ATGATCGTTCGGCAGTTCATCAGTTGGGTTCGTACCGCTCCAGCGAGCGAACGTGCAGAGGCGACGCGCGCGCTGGCGCGGGCCTTCATCTTCTCCGATTTGTCCGACGACGATCGTGCCGCGGCCGAAGGCGCGCTGCTGATGCTGCTCGACGACGTCTCGCCTCTTGTGCGGCAGGCAATGGCGCAGGTCTTCGCGCGGGCACCGATGGCGCCGCCCGCCATCGTGCAGGCGCTGGCAGTCGATCAGGCTTGCGTCGCGCTGCCGGTGCTCGAATATTCGCCGCTGCTGGTCGATGCGGACCTCGTCGACATCGTCGCCACCGGCGACAGCGAACGACAATGCGCGGTGGCCCGCCGCGTCACGCTGCCGACTTCCGTCTGCGCGGCCATCGCCGAAGTCGGCTCCGCGGCGGCCGCGCTCGAGCTGATCGAGAATCCCTATGCCGAACTCGCGTCATTCTCGTGGGACCGCATTGTCGCGCGGCATGGTCATCTCGCCGCGATCCGCGAGGCGATGCTCGCCCTCGATGACCTGCCGGCGAAAACCCGCCACGCGCTGGTCGTCAAACTCTCCGACACGCTGGCGCGTTTTGTCGTCGCCCGCAACTGGCTGTCGCAGGATCGCGCCGAACGCATGGCCGACGAAGCCATGGTGCGCTCCACCGTGAACATCGCTTCGCGATCGCGCGGCGAGGAGATGCGCGATCTCATCCGTCACCTGCGCGAAGCAGGCCTGCTTACGGCCGGTCTCATTCTGCGCGCGTTGCTGTCGGGCAATCACGAACTTTTCGAGCAGGCGCTCGTGGTTCTCTCCGGTCTGCCGGAAAGTCGTGTGGCGGCGCTGGTCGACGATGGCGCGGAGAACGGCGTCAACGCGCTGCTGAGTCGTGCAGGCCTGCCGCAATCGACATTCCCTGCCTTCCGCGCAGCCCTTGCGGCGCGGGGCGAGATCGGCTTCGTGGGCTCCGTGGGAGGCGCGGTGCGTCTGCGCCGCCGCATGGTCGAGCGCGTGCTCACCACCTGCGAGACCGACCCTGCTGCGTCGGAGCCGCTGTTGATCCTGCTGCGCCGCTTCGCGACCGAGTCTGCCCGCGAGGAAGCGCGCCTGTTCTGCGACGAGCTCGCGGAACAGGGCATGTATGCCGACGAGGATGACTACACATACGAAGCGATCGCGGCTTAA
- a CDS encoding transglycosylase SLT domain-containing protein, protein MAVEATNLFAVNSTRSQVAGAIRNAAGITGTSFEYLLATAKMESNFDPKATATTSSAKGLFQFIEQTWLGTVKEAGSKLGYGAYADAITKSPSGTYSVSDPQARAAILKLRDDPVASSAMAGVLTQSNGFKLTGEIGRRPNDAELYMAHFMGVAGASKLINNATNNPNVSGAALFPNAAAANRSIFYDQNGAARSVSQVYSVLSSRYDAAAGSSATRNAIVAAGGPLAVSGVTMAQAVAPVTASTSSNATFLSRFPDLATAQVASFADGSSSTMSASTMPEPPMFRSLFQGGERSQPISPAVQELWGNRSSLTSNALPKTPEVGTPRPLDLFSDRFGTFSS, encoded by the coding sequence ATGGCGGTCGAGGCGACCAATCTCTTCGCAGTGAATTCGACGCGCAGTCAGGTGGCGGGCGCGATCCGGAATGCTGCCGGCATCACCGGTACCAGCTTCGAATATCTGCTCGCCACCGCCAAGATGGAATCGAATTTCGATCCCAAGGCGACCGCGACGACGTCCTCCGCCAAGGGCCTGTTCCAGTTCATCGAGCAGACCTGGCTCGGAACGGTGAAGGAAGCCGGCAGCAAGCTCGGCTACGGCGCCTATGCCGATGCGATCACCAAATCCCCGTCAGGCACTTACTCCGTGAGTGATCCGCAGGCCAGGGCGGCGATCCTGAAGTTGCGCGACGACCCTGTCGCGAGTTCGGCCATGGCCGGCGTGCTCACGCAATCCAACGGCTTCAAGCTCACCGGCGAGATCGGCCGGCGTCCGAACGATGCCGAGCTGTACATGGCGCATTTCATGGGCGTCGCCGGCGCATCGAAGCTGATCAACAACGCCACCAACAATCCGAACGTTTCGGGCGCGGCGCTCTTTCCCAATGCCGCCGCTGCCAATCGCTCGATCTTTTACGATCAGAACGGCGCTGCGCGCAGCGTGTCGCAAGTCTATTCGGTGCTGTCGTCGCGCTATGACGCCGCGGCCGGCTCGAGCGCCACGCGCAACGCCATCGTCGCTGCGGGCGGCCCGCTCGCGGTGTCCGGTGTCACCATGGCCCAGGCCGTTGCGCCTGTGACTGCATCGACGTCATCCAATGCCACGTTCCTGTCGCGCTTCCCCGATCTCGCCACCGCGCAGGTGGCAAGCTTCGCCGATGGCAGCTCGTCGACGATGTCGGCATCAACGATGCCTGAGCCGCCGATGTTCCGTTCGCTCTTTCAGGGCGGCGAACGCAGCCAGCCGATTTCCCCGGCAGTCCAGGAACTGTGGGGCAACAGGTCGTCGCTGACGTCGAATGCTTTGCCGAAGACGCCGGAGGTCGGCACGCCGAGGCCGCTTGATCTGTTCAGCGACCGGTTCGGAACCTTCAGCAGTTAG
- the hisI gene encoding phosphoribosyl-AMP cyclohydrolase, translating to MSHDHALEESLALTPTFDANGLVTAVVTDVANGDVLMVAHMNDEALRKTIETGDAWYYSRSRKALWRKGESSGKTQRVAEMRMDCDQDAVWIKVEQIGGAACHTGRRSCFYRAITKGEDGAAKVSFVDAEKVFDPAAVYK from the coding sequence GTGTCCCACGATCACGCCCTCGAAGAATCCCTCGCGCTCACTCCGACATTCGACGCCAACGGCCTCGTCACCGCCGTCGTGACCGACGTCGCCAATGGCGACGTGCTGATGGTCGCGCACATGAACGACGAGGCGCTGCGCAAGACCATCGAGACCGGCGACGCCTGGTATTACAGCCGCTCGCGCAAGGCGCTGTGGCGCAAAGGGGAGAGCTCCGGCAAGACCCAGCGCGTCGCCGAGATGCGGATGGACTGCGATCAGGACGCCGTCTGGATCAAGGTCGAGCAGATCGGCGGCGCCGCCTGCCACACCGGCCGCCGCTCGTGCTTTTACCGCGCCATCACCAAGGGCGAGGACGGCGCGGCCAAGGTGTCGTTCGTGGATGCGGAGAAAGTGTTCGATCCGGCTGCGGTCTATAAATAG
- the folE gene encoding GTP cyclohydrolase I FolE, with amino-acid sequence MDAVIKPIRNAADGAKADGKKEFRPAQLDPAEFLAAAVDPEQNRPSRAEAEKAVQTLLAYIGENPQREGLLDTPRRVVEAYDEVFQGYHQSPAEVLNKTFGETAGYDDFVLIRDMGFVSHCEHHMMPFYGKAHIAYTPVERVVGLSKLARLVDIFGHRLQTQEHLTAQLAAAVDEVLKPRGVAVMVEAEHTCMSARGIRKEGSRTFTTRFTGNFRDNPAEQARFMSMIQAMSR; translated from the coding sequence ATGGACGCTGTGATCAAACCCATTCGCAACGCTGCTGACGGCGCCAAAGCTGACGGCAAAAAGGAATTCCGGCCAGCCCAGCTCGACCCCGCCGAATTTCTCGCCGCCGCAGTCGATCCCGAACAGAACCGCCCCTCGCGCGCCGAAGCCGAAAAGGCCGTGCAGACGCTGCTGGCCTATATCGGGGAGAATCCGCAGCGCGAAGGTCTGCTCGACACGCCACGCCGGGTCGTCGAGGCTTATGACGAAGTGTTTCAGGGCTATCACCAGTCGCCCGCCGAGGTGCTGAACAAGACTTTTGGCGAGACTGCGGGCTATGACGATTTCGTGCTGATCCGCGACATGGGCTTCGTCTCCCATTGCGAACATCACATGATGCCGTTCTACGGCAAGGCGCATATCGCCTACACGCCGGTCGAGCGCGTCGTCGGTCTGTCCAAGCTGGCGCGTCTGGTCGATATCTTCGGCCATCGTCTGCAGACCCAGGAACATCTCACCGCACAGCTCGCTGCTGCGGTGGACGAGGTGCTGAAGCCGCGCGGCGTCGCCGTGATGGTGGAAGCCGAGCATACCTGCATGTCCGCCCGCGGCATCCGCAAGGAAGGCTCGCGCACCTTCACCACGCGCTTCACCGGCAATTTCCGCGACAATCCCGCCGAACAGGCGCGGTTCATGTCGATGATCCAGGCGATGTCGCGCTGA
- a CDS encoding iron-sulfur cluster assembly scaffold protein — protein sequence MLNDIYNKRIIELAGNIPRLGRLPSPDASATAHSKLCGSTVKIDLAMDGDVVTDFAHDVKACALGQASSSIMARHVVGSTAGELRALRETVRKMLKENGAPPTDGKWADIAALEPVRDYKARHASTLLTFDAVVDAIGQIEAKSGKTENAPA from the coding sequence ATGCTGAACGACATCTATAACAAGCGCATCATCGAGCTGGCCGGTAATATTCCGCGCCTCGGCCGCCTGCCCTCGCCCGACGCCAGCGCCACTGCGCATTCCAAATTGTGCGGTTCCACGGTGAAGATCGACCTCGCCATGGATGGCGATGTGGTCACCGATTTCGCCCATGACGTGAAGGCCTGCGCGCTCGGCCAGGCGTCCTCCTCGATCATGGCGCGACACGTGGTCGGCTCCACGGCCGGCGAGCTCCGCGCGCTGCGTGAGACCGTCCGGAAAATGCTGAAGGAAAACGGAGCGCCGCCGACCGATGGGAAATGGGCCGATATCGCCGCCCTGGAACCCGTGCGCGACTACAAGGCGCGGCACGCCTCGACACTGCTGACCTTCGACGCGGTGGTCGATGCCATCGGGCAGATCGAGGCAAAATCCGGCAAGACGGAAAACGCGCCGGCCTGA
- the yidD gene encoding membrane protein insertion efficiency factor YidD: MDHPSACPQCIGIIRRSPRNLGRGAIWLYRHTFSPLVGFNCRHIPSCSVYGDEAIERYGLWAGGWMTLARLLRCQPWGTSGIDNVTATAPPHARWYLPWRYARWRGVNDASG; this comes from the coding sequence ATGGACCACCCATCCGCGTGCCCGCAGTGCATCGGTATCATCCGACGGAGCCCACGGAACCTTGGCCGCGGTGCAATCTGGCTCTACCGCCACACCTTTTCGCCTCTGGTCGGCTTCAACTGCCGTCACATTCCGTCATGTTCGGTCTATGGCGACGAGGCGATCGAGCGCTATGGCCTCTGGGCCGGCGGCTGGATGACATTGGCCCGTCTGCTGCGCTGCCAGCCCTGGGGAACCTCGGGGATCGACAATGTGACGGCAACGGCGCCTCCCCACGCGCGCTGGTATCTGCCCTGGCGGTATGCGCGCTGGCGCGGCGTCAATGACGCAAGCGGCTGA